A single region of the Accipiter gentilis chromosome 6, bAccGen1.1, whole genome shotgun sequence genome encodes:
- the INPP5D gene encoding phosphatidylinositol 3,4,5-trisphosphate 5-phosphatase 1 isoform X1 codes for MDQCWYHGNITRSRAEDLLSKVGKDGSFLVRASESIASAYALCVLFRNCVYTYRILPDKENKLIVQASEGVPVKYFENLEELIEYYKKENMGLVWHLKYPVPREEEEAADELEEDADLVPTPPILPPRNILMALPSSETKEVSSLPENSRVADVNKLSLSETLLQRLQYQDTSSVSDEHLKLIQDYLRVHIISDFEMVQTGSGSLPQLKKLLTLLCKGLFSEASRTLPSLESIQKVFEQQLHPGIHQRSQILSEASPVNIVLKLNQLISLLSSIEEKVKTLLIEGPDSTHRRSLIPPVTFEVKADSLGIFSKIHLKVDVEMGKLIIKRAKDGPEDKFYTHKKILQLIKSQKVPNKLVIVLETEKEKTQRKEYVFSDSKKREGFCQLLQQMKNKHSEQPEPDMITIFIGTWNMGAAPPPKKITSWFLSKGQGKTRDDTADYIPHDIYVIGTQEDPQGEKEWLETLRQSLQEITSISFKVIAIHTLWNIRIVVLAKPEHENRISHICTDNVKTGIANTLGNKGAVGVSFMFNGTSFGFVNSHLTSGSEKKHRRNQNYMNILRFLTLGDKKLSPFNITHRFTHLFWLGDLNYRVEQPPTEAENIIQKIRQQQYPELLAFDQLLIERKDQKVFLQFEEEEITFAPTYRFERGTREKYAYTKQKATGMKYNLPSWCDRVLWKSYPMVHVVCQSYGCTTDIMTSDHSPVFATFEVGVTSQFVSKNDSKYTDSQGEIELLHCYATLKTKSQTKFYIEFHSSCLESFVKSQEGENEDGNEGELVVKFIDALPKLTPIISDPEYLLDQHILISIKSSDSDESYGEGCIALRIEATESLVPIHTVLTHHGEKTGVFQGEIKLQTSQGKQREKLYDFVKIERDEIAGQKPKNISNLEPSKDWDQTNRKSKSTHLMAREAAAIARYWGSASSSPDNLGKEDMLRSTPTDISNPNYLGMAAFSQQPSATSQLKQIPSPDQSPSLWSYEQQPKETTSIMGQSQSSSTSPSLSPLSPKPTLQPTVNRSICSRSQDYLPPELAKITAEPLLQEEGQQKPEMFENPLYGSMGSKGKVASKKEQDYPKALRKEQPPLPDQSCHLTKSQEPESSKTSGKQPSPPFLVPTQRFRSYTCSSQSEEKNTGEKTQGKPKMTTSLENSAPLKKLVKPLRSEVNPTTQGQHNKPPLPSKSRAVLDMQNSKGRDYRDSSELPHSGKHWTEEGPVGRTTTSVCYLWE; via the exons GCATCAGAGGGTGTTCCTGTGAAGTATTTCGAGAACTTGGAGGAACTGATAGAATATTACAAGAAGGAGAACATGGGTCTGGTATGGCACCTCAAATATCCAGTGCcgcgggaggaagaggaggctgcagaTGAACTGGAGGAGGATGCTG ACCTGGTACCCACGCCTCCTATCCTGCCCCCACGCAACATCCTGATGGCATTGCCGAGCAGCGAGACAAAGGAGGTATCTTCTCTCCCTGAAAACTCCAGGGTGGCAGATGTTAATAAACTGTCCCTTTCTGAGACACTACTCCAGCGACTGCAGTACCAGGACACAAGCAG TGTCTCCGACGAGCATCTTAAACTCATCCAGGATTACCTGCGAGTTCACATCATCAGTGACTTTGAGATGGTGCAGACTGGCTCAGGCAGTCTTCCTCAATTGAAGAAACTACTTACACTTCTTTGCAAAGGACTGTTCAG TGAAGCCTCTAGGACTCTCCCATCTTTGGAATCCATCCAGAAAGTGTTTGAGCAGCAGCTGCACCCTGGTATCCATCAGCGCTCACAA ATTCTCAGTGAAGCTAGTCCGGTCAATATTGTGTTGAAACTCAACCAGCTGATTTCTTTGCTGTCTTCCATTGAAGAAAAG GTGAAAACACTGTTGATTGAAGGTCCTGATTCAACACACCGGCGCTCGCTTATCCCCCCTGTAACTTTTGAG GTGAAAGCTGACTCCCTAGGAATTTTCTCAAAAATACATCTCAAGGTTGATGTGGAAATGGGAAAACTGATTATCAAGAGAGCTAAGGATGGTCCAGAAGACAAGTTTTATACCCACAAGAAAA TCTTGCAGCTTATCAAGTCCCAGAAGGTCCCTAACAAACTGGTGATTGtgctggaaacagaaaaagaaaaaacgcaGCGGAAGGAATATGTTTTTTCTGATTCAAAG AAGAGAGAAGGGTTCTGCCAACTTCTGCAGCAGATGAAGAATAAACACTCAGAGCAACCAGAGCCTGATATGATCACCATCTTCATTGGGACCTGGAATATGG GTGCTGCACCTCCCCCAAAGAAGATCACCTCCTGGTTTCTCTCCAAGGGGCAGGGGAAGACCCGAGATGACACTGCTGACTACATTCCTCATGACATCTATGTGATTGGCACCCAGGAGGATCCCCAAGGGGAGAAGGAATGGCTGGAGACCCTGAGGCAATCCCTGCAGGAAATCACCAGTATCAGCTTCAAAGTG ATAGCAATCCATACGCTCTGGAACATCAGGATTGTTGTACTGGCCAAGCCAGAACATGAGAACCGCATCAGCCACATCTGCACAGACAACGTGAAGACAGGCATCGCAAACACACTGG GTAATAAAGGAGCTGTGGGGGTGTCATTCATGTTTAATGGAACCTCCTTTGGGTTTGTTAACAGCCATTTGACTTCAGGAAGTGAAAAGAAACACAG ACGCAACCAGAACTACATGAACATCTTGCGCTTCCTGACACTGGGAGATAAGAAACTGAGTCCGTTTAACATCACTCATCGCTTTACTCATCTTTTCTGGCTGGGAGACTTGAACTACCGTGTGGAACAGCCCCCAACG GAAGCAGAGAATATTATCCAGAAGATCAGGCAGCAGCAGTATCCAGAGCTGCTGGCTTTCGACCAGCTTCTCATAGAGAGAAAGGACCAAAAGGTGTTTCTGCAGTTTG AGGAAGAAGAGATTACCTTTGCTCCGACATACCGTTTTGAAAGGGGTACCCGAGAGAAGTATGCTTACACCAAGCAAAAAGCTACAGGG ATGAAGTACAATTTGCCATCCTGGTGTGATCGAGTGCTCTGGAAATCATACCCCATGGTGCACGTTGTGTGTCAGTCCTATG GCTGCACCACTGACATCATGACAAGTGACCACAGTCCTGTCTTTGCCACCTTTGAAGTGGGAGTCACGTCACAGTTTGTTTCAAAGAATG ACTCCAAGTACACAGATTCCCAAGGGGAGATAGAGCTCCTGCACTGCTACGCTACTCTGAAGACCAAGTCCCAGACCAAGTTCTACATCGAGTTTCACTCTAGCTGCTTAGAAA GTTTTGTAAAGAGCCAGGAAGGAGAAAATGAGGATGGGAATGAAGGGGAGCTTGTGGTAAAGTTCATTGATGCTCTTCCAAAG CTGACTCCAATTATTTCAGACCCAGAATACCTACTGGATCAACACATCCTGATCAGCATTAAGTCATCAGACAGTGATGAATCTTATG GGGAAGGCTGCATTGCTCTGCGAATAGAAGCAACAGAATCCTTAGTTCCTATCCATACTGTGCTGACACACCATGGTGAGAAAACGGGCGTCTTCCAAGGTGAAATCAAGTTACAAACATCACaaggaaaacagagagagaaactgtATG atttTGTCAAGATTGAACGTGATGAAATTGCTGGGCAGAAACCAAAGAACATCAGCAACTTAGAGCCTAGCAAAGACTGGGATCAGACTAACAG AAAGTCAAAATCTACTCATCTGATggccagagaagcagcagccattGCTCGCTATTGGGGGAGtgcttcctcttctccagacaACCTGGGAAAGGAGGATATGTTACG ctCCACTCCCACAGACATTAGCAACCCCAACTACCTGGGGATGGCTGCTTTCTCTCAGCAACCCTCTGCAACCAGCCAGCTTAAGCAGATACCTTCACCAGACCAGTCACCTTCTCTCTGGAGCTACGAGCAGCAGCCCAAAGAGACTACCTCCATAATGGGACAGAGTCAGTCATCCTCCACATCACCCTCCTTGTCACCTCTGTCTCCAAAACCAACCCTCCAGCCTACAGTAAACAGAAGCATTTGTAGTCGGAGTCAAGACTACCT GCCACCTGAACTGGCGAAAATCACAGCAGAACCTTTGCTTCAGGAGGAGGGACAGCAAAAGCCAGAGATGTTTGAGAACCCACTGTATGGCTCTATGGGTTCTAAGGGCAAGGTGGCATCAAAGAAAGAGCAGGACTACCCCAAGGCTTTGCGAAAAGAGCAGCCACCACTGCCTGATCAGAGCTGTCATCTCACAAAGTCACAAGAGCCTGAGAGCAGCAAGACCTCTGGCAAACAACCATCACCACCCTTCCTGGTCCCCACACAGCGATTTCGGTCCTATACCTGCTCCAGCCAATCTGAAGAAAAGAATACAGGTGAAAAGACTCAAGGCAAACCAAAGATGACAACATCATTAGAAAACTCAGCACCGCTCAAAAAACTAGTCAAGCCATTGAGGTCTGAAGTCAACCCAACCACCCAGGGACAGCACAACAAGCCACCTCTTCCCTCGAAGAGCAGGGCAGTGCTGGACATGCAGAATTCCAAGGGCCGAGACTATCGGGACAGTTCAGAGCTGCCACACTCTGGGAAGCATTGGACAGAAGAGGGACCAGTTGGCAGGACAACTACATCGGTGTGTTACTTGTGGGAGTAA
- the INPP5D gene encoding phosphatidylinositol 3,4,5-trisphosphate 5-phosphatase 1 isoform X4: MGLVWHLKYPVPREEEEAADELEEDADLVPTPPILPPRNILMALPSSETKEVSSLPENSRVADVNKLSLSETLLQRLQYQDTSSVSDEHLKLIQDYLRVHIISDFEMVQTGSGSLPQLKKLLTLLCKGLFSEASRTLPSLESIQKVFEQQLHPGIHQRSQILSEASPVNIVLKLNQLISLLSSIEEKVKTLLIEGPDSTHRRSLIPPVTFEVKADSLGIFSKIHLKVDVEMGKLIIKRAKDGPEDKFYTHKKILQLIKSQKVPNKLVIVLETEKEKTQRKEYVFSDSKKREGFCQLLQQMKNKHSEQPEPDMITIFIGTWNMGAAPPPKKITSWFLSKGQGKTRDDTADYIPHDIYVIGTQEDPQGEKEWLETLRQSLQEITSISFKVIAIHTLWNIRIVVLAKPEHENRISHICTDNVKTGIANTLGNKGAVGVSFMFNGTSFGFVNSHLTSGSEKKHRRNQNYMNILRFLTLGDKKLSPFNITHRFTHLFWLGDLNYRVEQPPTEAENIIQKIRQQQYPELLAFDQLLIERKDQKVFLQFEEEEITFAPTYRFERGTREKYAYTKQKATGMKYNLPSWCDRVLWKSYPMVHVVCQSYGCTTDIMTSDHSPVFATFEVGVTSQFVSKNDSKYTDSQGEIELLHCYATLKTKSQTKFYIEFHSSCLESFVKSQEGENEDGNEGELVVKFIDALPKLTPIISDPEYLLDQHILISIKSSDSDESYGEGCIALRIEATESLVPIHTVLTHHGEKTGVFQGEIKLQTSQGKQREKLYDFVKIERDEIAGQKPKNISNLEPSKDWDQTNRKSKSTHLMAREAAAIARYWGSASSSPDNLGKEDMLRSSTPTDISNPNYLGMAAFSQQPSATSQLKQIPSPDQSPSLWSYEQQPKETTSIMGQSQSSSTSPSLSPLSPKPTLQPTVNRSICSRSQDYLPPELAKITAEPLLQEEGQQKPEMFENPLYGSMGSKGKVASKKEQDYPKALRKEQPPLPDQSCHLTKSQEPESSKTSGKQPSPPFLVPTQRFRSYTCSSQSEEKNTGEKTQGKPKMTTSLENSAPLKKLVKPLRSEVNPTTQGQHNKPPLPSKSRAVLDMQNSKGRDYRDSSELPHSGKHWTEEGPVGRTTTS, from the exons ATGGGTCTGGTATGGCACCTCAAATATCCAGTGCcgcgggaggaagaggaggctgcagaTGAACTGGAGGAGGATGCTG ACCTGGTACCCACGCCTCCTATCCTGCCCCCACGCAACATCCTGATGGCATTGCCGAGCAGCGAGACAAAGGAGGTATCTTCTCTCCCTGAAAACTCCAGGGTGGCAGATGTTAATAAACTGTCCCTTTCTGAGACACTACTCCAGCGACTGCAGTACCAGGACACAAGCAG TGTCTCCGACGAGCATCTTAAACTCATCCAGGATTACCTGCGAGTTCACATCATCAGTGACTTTGAGATGGTGCAGACTGGCTCAGGCAGTCTTCCTCAATTGAAGAAACTACTTACACTTCTTTGCAAAGGACTGTTCAG TGAAGCCTCTAGGACTCTCCCATCTTTGGAATCCATCCAGAAAGTGTTTGAGCAGCAGCTGCACCCTGGTATCCATCAGCGCTCACAA ATTCTCAGTGAAGCTAGTCCGGTCAATATTGTGTTGAAACTCAACCAGCTGATTTCTTTGCTGTCTTCCATTGAAGAAAAG GTGAAAACACTGTTGATTGAAGGTCCTGATTCAACACACCGGCGCTCGCTTATCCCCCCTGTAACTTTTGAG GTGAAAGCTGACTCCCTAGGAATTTTCTCAAAAATACATCTCAAGGTTGATGTGGAAATGGGAAAACTGATTATCAAGAGAGCTAAGGATGGTCCAGAAGACAAGTTTTATACCCACAAGAAAA TCTTGCAGCTTATCAAGTCCCAGAAGGTCCCTAACAAACTGGTGATTGtgctggaaacagaaaaagaaaaaacgcaGCGGAAGGAATATGTTTTTTCTGATTCAAAG AAGAGAGAAGGGTTCTGCCAACTTCTGCAGCAGATGAAGAATAAACACTCAGAGCAACCAGAGCCTGATATGATCACCATCTTCATTGGGACCTGGAATATGG GTGCTGCACCTCCCCCAAAGAAGATCACCTCCTGGTTTCTCTCCAAGGGGCAGGGGAAGACCCGAGATGACACTGCTGACTACATTCCTCATGACATCTATGTGATTGGCACCCAGGAGGATCCCCAAGGGGAGAAGGAATGGCTGGAGACCCTGAGGCAATCCCTGCAGGAAATCACCAGTATCAGCTTCAAAGTG ATAGCAATCCATACGCTCTGGAACATCAGGATTGTTGTACTGGCCAAGCCAGAACATGAGAACCGCATCAGCCACATCTGCACAGACAACGTGAAGACAGGCATCGCAAACACACTGG GTAATAAAGGAGCTGTGGGGGTGTCATTCATGTTTAATGGAACCTCCTTTGGGTTTGTTAACAGCCATTTGACTTCAGGAAGTGAAAAGAAACACAG ACGCAACCAGAACTACATGAACATCTTGCGCTTCCTGACACTGGGAGATAAGAAACTGAGTCCGTTTAACATCACTCATCGCTTTACTCATCTTTTCTGGCTGGGAGACTTGAACTACCGTGTGGAACAGCCCCCAACG GAAGCAGAGAATATTATCCAGAAGATCAGGCAGCAGCAGTATCCAGAGCTGCTGGCTTTCGACCAGCTTCTCATAGAGAGAAAGGACCAAAAGGTGTTTCTGCAGTTTG AGGAAGAAGAGATTACCTTTGCTCCGACATACCGTTTTGAAAGGGGTACCCGAGAGAAGTATGCTTACACCAAGCAAAAAGCTACAGGG ATGAAGTACAATTTGCCATCCTGGTGTGATCGAGTGCTCTGGAAATCATACCCCATGGTGCACGTTGTGTGTCAGTCCTATG GCTGCACCACTGACATCATGACAAGTGACCACAGTCCTGTCTTTGCCACCTTTGAAGTGGGAGTCACGTCACAGTTTGTTTCAAAGAATG ACTCCAAGTACACAGATTCCCAAGGGGAGATAGAGCTCCTGCACTGCTACGCTACTCTGAAGACCAAGTCCCAGACCAAGTTCTACATCGAGTTTCACTCTAGCTGCTTAGAAA GTTTTGTAAAGAGCCAGGAAGGAGAAAATGAGGATGGGAATGAAGGGGAGCTTGTGGTAAAGTTCATTGATGCTCTTCCAAAG CTGACTCCAATTATTTCAGACCCAGAATACCTACTGGATCAACACATCCTGATCAGCATTAAGTCATCAGACAGTGATGAATCTTATG GGGAAGGCTGCATTGCTCTGCGAATAGAAGCAACAGAATCCTTAGTTCCTATCCATACTGTGCTGACACACCATGGTGAGAAAACGGGCGTCTTCCAAGGTGAAATCAAGTTACAAACATCACaaggaaaacagagagagaaactgtATG atttTGTCAAGATTGAACGTGATGAAATTGCTGGGCAGAAACCAAAGAACATCAGCAACTTAGAGCCTAGCAAAGACTGGGATCAGACTAACAG AAAGTCAAAATCTACTCATCTGATggccagagaagcagcagccattGCTCGCTATTGGGGGAGtgcttcctcttctccagacaACCTGGGAAAGGAGGATATGTTACG cagctCCACTCCCACAGACATTAGCAACCCCAACTACCTGGGGATGGCTGCTTTCTCTCAGCAACCCTCTGCAACCAGCCAGCTTAAGCAGATACCTTCACCAGACCAGTCACCTTCTCTCTGGAGCTACGAGCAGCAGCCCAAAGAGACTACCTCCATAATGGGACAGAGTCAGTCATCCTCCACATCACCCTCCTTGTCACCTCTGTCTCCAAAACCAACCCTCCAGCCTACAGTAAACAGAAGCATTTGTAGTCGGAGTCAAGACTACCT GCCACCTGAACTGGCGAAAATCACAGCAGAACCTTTGCTTCAGGAGGAGGGACAGCAAAAGCCAGAGATGTTTGAGAACCCACTGTATGGCTCTATGGGTTCTAAGGGCAAGGTGGCATCAAAGAAAGAGCAGGACTACCCCAAGGCTTTGCGAAAAGAGCAGCCACCACTGCCTGATCAGAGCTGTCATCTCACAAAGTCACAAGAGCCTGAGAGCAGCAAGACCTCTGGCAAACAACCATCACCACCCTTCCTGGTCCCCACACAGCGATTTCGGTCCTATACCTGCTCCAGCCAATCTGAAGAAAAGAATACAGGTGAAAAGACTCAAGGCAAACCAAAGATGACAACATCATTAGAAAACTCAGCACCGCTCAAAAAACTAGTCAAGCCATTGAGGTCTGAAGTCAACCCAACCACCCAGGGACAGCACAACAAGCCACCTCTTCCCTCGAAGAGCAGGGCAGTGCTGGACATGCAGAATTCCAAGGGCCGAGACTATCGGGACAGTTCAGAGCTGCCACACTCTGGGAAGCATTGGACAGAAGAGGGACCAGTTGGCAGGACAACTACATCG TGA